A genome region from Ottowia testudinis includes the following:
- a CDS encoding ABC transporter ATP-binding protein yields the protein MHGKKIGDVILDIKNISLRFGGVKALTDISFNVKEHEIRAIIGPNGAGKSSMLNCINGVYTPQEGSITFRGKTFSHMNSRQVAEMGVARTFQNLALFKGMSVLDNIMSGRNLKIKSNLLMQAIRIGPAEREEIKHREFVERIIDFLEIQAYRKTPVGQLPYGLQKRVDLGRALAMEPQVLLLDEPMAGMNVEEKQDMCRFILDVNDEFGTTIVLIEHDMGVVMDISDRVVVLDYGKKIGDGTPDEVRNNEDVIRAYLGTSH from the coding sequence GTGCACGGCAAGAAGATTGGCGATGTCATCCTGGACATCAAGAACATCAGCCTTCGCTTTGGCGGCGTGAAGGCGCTGACCGACATCTCCTTCAACGTCAAGGAGCATGAGATCCGCGCCATCATTGGCCCCAATGGCGCCGGCAAGTCGTCCATGCTCAACTGCATCAACGGCGTCTACACGCCGCAAGAAGGTTCCATCACCTTTCGCGGCAAGACCTTCAGCCACATGAACAGCCGCCAGGTGGCCGAAATGGGCGTGGCGCGCACGTTCCAGAACCTGGCGCTGTTCAAGGGCATGAGCGTGCTCGACAACATCATGTCGGGCCGCAACCTGAAGATCAAAAGCAACCTGTTGATGCAGGCCATCCGCATCGGCCCTGCCGAACGCGAGGAAATCAAGCACCGCGAGTTCGTCGAGCGCATCATCGACTTTCTGGAAATCCAGGCCTACCGCAAGACGCCGGTGGGGCAGTTGCCTTATGGCCTGCAAAAGCGCGTGGACTTGGGACGCGCGCTGGCCATGGAGCCGCAGGTGCTGCTGCTGGACGAGCCCATGGCCGGCATGAACGTCGAGGAAAAGCAGGACATGTGCCGCTTCATCCTGGACGTTAACGACGAATTCGGCACCACCATCGTGCTGATCGAGCACGACATGGGCGTGGTGATGGACATCAGCGACCGCGTGGTGGTGCTGGACTACGGCAAGAAGATCGGCGACGGCACGCCCGATGAAGTGCGCAACAACGAAGACGTGATCCGGGCCTATTTGGGCACGAGCCACTGA
- a CDS encoding branched-chain amino acid ABC transporter permease — MGFFLETLLGGLMTGMLYSLVALGFVLIFKASGVFNFAQGAMVLFAALAMARFAEWIPLKLGIDNKIIANVLAFIAAGVVMFIVAWLIENLVLRHLVNQEGATLLMATLGIAYFLDGLGQTIFGSDSYKIDIGMPKEPAIVLESLFQGGVMINKEDVIAAVIAAGLVALLTLFFQKTKTGRALRAVADDHQAAQSIGIPLSRIWVIVWCVAGVVALVAGMIWGSKLGVQFSLATVALRALPVVILGGLTSVPGAIIGGLIIGVGEKLSEVYLGPFVGGGIEIWFAYVLALVFLLFRPQGLFGEKIIDRV; from the coding sequence ATGGGCTTTTTTCTGGAAACTCTGCTCGGCGGCCTGATGACGGGGATGCTGTATTCGCTGGTCGCGCTGGGCTTCGTGCTCATCTTCAAGGCCTCGGGCGTGTTCAACTTTGCGCAAGGCGCGATGGTGCTGTTCGCCGCGCTGGCCATGGCGCGTTTTGCCGAATGGATTCCGCTCAAGCTCGGCATCGACAACAAGATCATCGCCAACGTGCTGGCCTTCATCGCCGCCGGCGTGGTGATGTTCATCGTCGCCTGGCTGATCGAAAACCTGGTGCTGCGCCACCTGGTGAACCAGGAAGGCGCCACGCTGCTGATGGCCACGCTGGGCATCGCGTATTTCCTGGACGGCCTGGGCCAAACCATCTTCGGCAGCGACAGCTACAAGATCGACATCGGCATGCCCAAGGAGCCAGCGATTGTGCTGGAGAGTCTGTTTCAAGGCGGCGTGATGATCAACAAGGAAGATGTGATTGCCGCCGTCATCGCTGCGGGTTTGGTGGCGCTGCTCACGTTGTTCTTCCAAAAAACCAAGACCGGCCGTGCCCTCCGCGCCGTGGCGGATGACCACCAGGCCGCGCAGTCGATTGGCATTCCGCTCTCGCGCATCTGGGTCATCGTGTGGTGCGTGGCCGGCGTGGTGGCCCTGGTGGCCGGCATGATCTGGGGCAGCAAGCTGGGCGTGCAGTTCTCGCTGGCCACGGTGGCGTTGCGTGCCCTGCCAGTGGTGATTCTGGGCGGCCTGACCTCGGTGCCCGGCGCCATCATCGGCGGCCTGATCATCGGCGTGGGCGAGAAGCTGTCCGAGGTTTATCTGGGCCCCTTCGTCGGCGGCGGCATCGAGATCTGGTTTGCCTACGTGCTGGCGCTGGTGTTCCTGCTGTTCCGGCCGCAAGGCTTGTTCGGTGAAAAAATAATCGATCGCGTTTAA
- a CDS encoding ABC transporter ATP-binding protein, translating to MTTSPQTPSLPQAEAASPPIVLNVNGIEVIYNHVILVLKGVSLSVPERSIVAILGGNGAGKTTTLRAVSNLLAGERGEVTKGSIELRGERIENLSPAELVKRGVVQVMEGRHCFAHLTIEENLLTGSYTRKDKGEIAANLEKVYTYFPRLKTRRTSQAAYTSGGEQQMCAIGRALMTNPNMVLLDEPSMGLAPQIVEEVFNIVKDLNHKEKVTFLLAEQNTNMALKYADYGYIMESGRVVMDGRASDLASNEDVKEFYLGVGGGERKSFKDVKSYKRRKRWLA from the coding sequence ATGACTACTTCTCCACAGACCCCATCGCTGCCCCAGGCCGAAGCGGCCTCGCCGCCCATCGTGCTGAACGTGAATGGCATCGAGGTCATCTATAACCACGTGATCCTGGTGCTCAAGGGCGTGTCGCTCTCGGTGCCCGAACGCAGCATCGTGGCCATTCTGGGTGGCAACGGCGCCGGCAAAACCACCACGCTGCGCGCGGTGTCCAACCTGCTGGCGGGCGAGCGCGGCGAAGTCACCAAGGGATCGATCGAGCTGCGCGGCGAGCGCATCGAGAACCTGAGCCCGGCCGAGCTGGTCAAGCGCGGCGTGGTGCAGGTGATGGAAGGGCGCCACTGCTTTGCGCACCTCACCATCGAGGAAAACCTGCTCACCGGCAGCTACACGCGCAAGGACAAGGGCGAGATCGCCGCCAATCTGGAGAAGGTCTACACCTACTTCCCGCGCCTGAAAACGCGCCGCACTTCGCAGGCTGCCTACACCTCGGGCGGCGAGCAGCAGATGTGCGCCATTGGCCGCGCGCTGATGACCAACCCCAACATGGTGCTGCTGGATGAGCCCAGCATGGGCTTGGCGCCGCAGATCGTCGAAGAAGTGTTCAACATCGTCAAAGACCTGAACCACAAGGAGAAGGTCACCTTCTTGCTGGCTGAGCAGAACACCAACATGGCGCTGAAGTACGCCGACTACGGCTACATCATGGAAAGCGGCCGCGTGGTGATGGACGGCCGTGCCAGCGACCTGGCCAGCAACGAAGACGTGAAAGAGTTTTACCTGGGCGTGGGCGGTGGTGAGCGCAAGAGTTTCAAGGATGTGAAGAGCTACAAGCGGCGCAAGCGCTGGTTGGCGTGA
- a CDS encoding ABC transporter substrate-binding protein, whose product MHPQAQRAFTPTISRRQLVLTMAALPLAARAQGGALRIGQSTAMTGALGDLGSAMHHGARAAFAAINAAGGVNGRTIDLVVEDDGYDAKRAVANVDKFLADGSIFALFNCMGTPAIAAMLPKVKASGVPFFAPFTGAMVARDKDARNVLNIRASYPEEAAKLVYHLATIGIARIGVAYQDNAFGKEVYDGAKAAIEKYKLTETTALAVEGSPASIDAAVDKLLQADIKALVVGLAGKPLTDFVKAVRAKRRGLPLYALSVLSSAATIKTLGDDATGITVSQVMPLPSGASVLPIVREFMRDWQAAKVELEPSHLALEGYIDARVFAEVLRRSGASPTRASFIDAAYNLKQLNLGGFDVGFTSPGDNASRFVELTMIGRGGKFVK is encoded by the coding sequence ATGCATCCACAAGCACAAAGAGCTTTCACGCCGACGATCTCACGCCGCCAACTGGTGCTGACCATGGCCGCGCTGCCGCTGGCGGCGCGCGCGCAAGGGGGGGCGCTGCGCATCGGCCAGTCCACCGCCATGACCGGCGCCTTGGGCGACCTGGGCTCGGCCATGCACCACGGCGCGCGGGCAGCCTTTGCCGCCATCAACGCGGCCGGCGGGGTGAACGGCCGCACCATCGATCTGGTGGTCGAAGACGACGGCTACGACGCCAAGCGCGCCGTGGCCAACGTGGACAAATTCCTGGCCGACGGCTCCATCTTCGCGCTGTTCAACTGCATGGGCACGCCCGCCATCGCGGCCATGCTGCCCAAGGTGAAGGCATCGGGTGTGCCGTTCTTCGCGCCATTCACGGGCGCGATGGTGGCGCGCGACAAGGACGCGCGCAACGTGCTCAACATCCGGGCCAGTTACCCGGAAGAAGCGGCCAAGCTGGTGTACCACCTGGCCACCATCGGCATCGCGCGCATCGGTGTGGCGTACCAGGACAACGCCTTCGGCAAGGAGGTATACGACGGCGCCAAGGCGGCGATCGAGAAATACAAACTGACCGAAACCACGGCGCTGGCGGTGGAAGGCTCGCCCGCCAGCATCGACGCGGCGGTGGACAAGCTGTTGCAGGCTGACATCAAGGCCCTGGTGGTGGGCCTGGCCGGCAAGCCCTTGACGGACTTCGTCAAGGCCGTGCGCGCCAAGCGGCGCGGGCTGCCGCTCTACGCGCTGTCGGTACTCAGCTCGGCCGCCACCATCAAGACATTGGGCGACGACGCGACTGGCATCACGGTGTCGCAGGTCATGCCGCTGCCTTCCGGCGCCAGCGTGTTGCCGATCGTGCGCGAGTTCATGCGCGACTGGCAGGCAGCCAAGGTGGAGCTGGAACCATCTCATCTGGCCCTGGAGGGCTACATCGACGCCCGCGTGTTTGCCGAGGTGCTGCGGCGCAGTGGCGCCAGCCCCACGCGCGCGAGCTTCATTGACGCGGCGTACAACCTCAAGCAGCTGAATTTGGGCGGATTTGACGTCGGCTTTACCAGCCCGGGCGACAACGCGTCGCGCTTTGTCGAACTGACCATGATCGGCCGCGGCGGCAAGTTCGTGAAGTAA
- a CDS encoding ABC transporter substrate-binding protein — MKVRQLALVVALASAGLGMAQQALAQEKQQFFPVLTGRTGPVAPNATPWANGHNDYMKLVNARGGINGVMTLIEECETAYATDKGVECYERLKGKHGGATVFQPLSTGITFALTEKVPNDKIPMITSGYGRSDTADGGVFKWNFPLVGHYWVAGDTVLQHIAKKEGGWDKLKGKKIGVVYHDSPFGKELLPIIQERAKMHGFDILNLPVPAPGVEQKAIWLQVRQQKPDFVIMQTWGVMTPTAIKEAVATGYPREKMFGTWWSGAEPDLKDVGAAAKGYSAVMMQHGAEPQSAVVKEILDKVHAKGQGTGPKEEVGSVLYMRGVMGAMLAVEGVRAAQERFGKGKVMTGEQARWGYENLNLTQAKLDGLGFKGVMRPISTSCQDHLGANWARVHTWDGSKFTWASDWLQADDQIIRPLVKTSAEKYAGEKKLTRRAAVDCGS, encoded by the coding sequence ATGAAAGTGCGTCAACTGGCCTTGGTGGTCGCCCTGGCAAGCGCGGGTTTGGGCATGGCCCAACAAGCGCTGGCTCAAGAAAAGCAACAGTTCTTCCCGGTGCTGACAGGCCGCACCGGCCCGGTGGCGCCCAACGCCACGCCCTGGGCCAACGGCCACAACGACTACATGAAGCTGGTCAACGCGCGCGGCGGCATAAACGGCGTGATGACGCTGATCGAAGAGTGCGAAACCGCCTACGCCACCGACAAGGGCGTGGAGTGCTATGAGCGTCTGAAGGGCAAGCACGGCGGCGCCACAGTGTTTCAGCCACTGTCGACCGGCATCACCTTCGCGCTGACTGAAAAAGTGCCCAACGACAAGATTCCCATGATCACTTCCGGCTATGGCCGCAGCGACACGGCCGATGGCGGCGTCTTCAAGTGGAACTTCCCGCTGGTCGGCCACTACTGGGTGGCGGGCGACACGGTGCTGCAGCACATCGCCAAGAAAGAAGGCGGCTGGGACAAGCTCAAGGGCAAGAAGATTGGCGTGGTCTACCACGACAGCCCGTTCGGTAAAGAACTGCTGCCCATCATTCAAGAGCGCGCCAAGATGCACGGCTTTGACATTTTGAACCTGCCCGTGCCCGCGCCAGGCGTGGAGCAAAAGGCCATCTGGCTGCAAGTGCGCCAGCAAAAGCCTGACTTCGTGATCATGCAGACTTGGGGCGTCATGACCCCCACCGCCATCAAAGAAGCCGTGGCCACCGGCTACCCGCGTGAGAAGATGTTCGGCACTTGGTGGTCGGGCGCCGAGCCCGATCTGAAAGACGTGGGCGCCGCCGCCAAGGGCTACAGCGCCGTGATGATGCAGCACGGCGCCGAGCCGCAGTCGGCCGTGGTCAAAGAAATCCTGGACAAAGTGCACGCCAAAGGCCAGGGCACCGGGCCGAAGGAAGAAGTGGGCAGCGTGCTGTACATGCGCGGCGTGATGGGCGCCATGCTGGCGGTTGAAGGTGTGCGCGCCGCGCAAGAGCGCTTTGGCAAAGGCAAGGTCATGACCGGCGAGCAAGCGCGCTGGGGCTATGAAAACCTGAACCTCACGCAGGCCAAGCTGGATGGCCTGGGCTTCAAAGGCGTGATGCGCCCCATCTCCACCAGCTGCCAAGACCACTTGGGCGCCAACTGGGCCCGCGTGCACACGTGGGACGGCAGCAAGTTCACCTGGGCGTCGGATTGGCTGCAAGCCGATGACCAAATCATTCGCCCGCTGGTGAAAACCTCGGCCGAGAAATACGCTGGCGAGAAGAAGCTGACGCGCCGCGCCGCGGTCGACTGCGGTTCTTGA
- a CDS encoding phenylacetate--CoA ligase family protein, with product MTNFFDALETRTLAEREAALMAALPRQIAHAQAHSTAMAEILAGVDAASITTRAALARLPVTRKGELLARQQASRAAGKDAFGGFAAIRYGAAMPRLYASPGPIYEPEGTARDYWRAARAMFAAGFRAGDLAHNAFSYHMTPGAFIMESGAHAVGCTVFPAGTGQTEQQLQAIAELRPQAYIGTPSFLRILVEKAQEAGSDISSIKKGLVGGEAFPPSLRDWFTERGIDVYQSYATADVGLIAYETAAREGLVLDENVIVEIVRPGTGDVVAEGEVGEVVVTVLNPDYPLVRFGAGDLSAVLAGPCPTGRTNTRIKGWLGRADQTTKIRGMFVHPGQVAEIVKRFPEIARARLVVSGEMANDSMKLLVESAGAPSLSERVAEVVRDVTKLRGDVEVVAPGSLPNDGKVIEDARSYK from the coding sequence ATGACCAACTTCTTCGACGCGCTGGAAACCCGCACGCTTGCCGAGCGCGAAGCCGCGCTGATGGCGGCGCTGCCCCGGCAGATCGCGCATGCGCAAGCGCACAGCACGGCGATGGCCGAAATCCTGGCCGGCGTCGATGCGGCCAGCATCACCACGCGCGCCGCACTGGCGCGCCTGCCCGTCACGCGCAAGGGCGAACTGCTGGCGCGCCAGCAGGCCAGCCGCGCGGCCGGCAAAGACGCCTTCGGCGGTTTTGCCGCCATCCGCTACGGCGCCGCGATGCCGCGCCTGTACGCCAGCCCCGGCCCCATTTACGAGCCCGAAGGCACGGCGCGCGACTACTGGCGCGCCGCCCGCGCCATGTTTGCGGCGGGTTTCCGCGCGGGTGATCTGGCGCACAACGCCTTCAGCTACCACATGACGCCCGGCGCTTTCATCATGGAAAGTGGCGCGCACGCGGTCGGCTGCACCGTGTTCCCCGCCGGCACCGGCCAGACCGAGCAGCAGCTGCAGGCCATTGCCGAGCTGCGGCCACAGGCCTACATCGGCACGCCCAGCTTCCTGCGCATCCTGGTCGAAAAAGCGCAAGAAGCTGGGAGCGACATCAGCAGCATCAAAAAAGGCCTGGTCGGCGGCGAAGCTTTTCCGCCATCCTTGCGCGATTGGTTCACCGAGCGCGGCATCGATGTTTATCAAAGCTACGCCACCGCCGATGTCGGCCTGATCGCGTATGAAACCGCCGCGCGCGAAGGCCTGGTGCTGGACGAAAACGTCATCGTCGAAATCGTGCGCCCCGGCACCGGCGACGTGGTGGCCGAGGGCGAAGTCGGTGAAGTGGTGGTCACCGTACTCAACCCGGACTACCCGCTGGTGCGCTTTGGCGCCGGCGACTTGTCCGCCGTGCTGGCCGGCCCGTGTCCCACCGGCCGCACCAACACCCGCATCAAAGGCTGGCTCGGCCGCGCCGACCAGACCACCAAGATCCGCGGCATGTTCGTGCACCCCGGCCAGGTGGCCGAAATCGTCAAACGCTTCCCCGAAATCGCCCGCGCCCGCCTGGTCGTCAGCGGCGAAATGGCCAACGACTCAATGAAGCTGTTGGTCGAATCCGCCGGCGCGCCGTCCCTCAGCGAGCGCGTGGCCGAGGTGGTGCGCGACGTCACCAAGCTGCGCGGCGACGTCGAGGTCGTCGCGCCGGGCAGTCTGCCCAACGATGGCAAGGTGATCGAGGACGCGCGCAGCTACAAGTAA
- a CDS encoding branched-chain amino acid ABC transporter permease: MFYRENGQFKTTYRADLQIFPILQDRIAIGLILAAAFVLVPMLSSEYMLKAILIPFLILALAAIGVNILVGYCGQISLGSGAFMSVGAYAAYNVYVRLPGVPLVLTLLLGGFFAALVGILFGIPSLRVRGLYLAVATLAAQFVCDWAFLRIGWFTNNSTSGSVSVSNLQMFGLTIETPLQKYLFCLTFLVVFALLAKNLVRSAVGREWMAIRDMDVAAAVIGIRPMYAKLSAFAVSSFVIGVAGALWGFVNLGSWEPAAFSVDRSFQLLFMVIIGGMGSIMGSFLGAAFIVVLPIVLNLALPLIGQLVGVEISTAGIEHTQVMIFGALIVWFLIVEPHGLAKLWSMAKQKLRTWPFPH; encoded by the coding sequence ATGTTCTACCGCGAAAACGGTCAATTTAAGACTACCTACCGCGCTGACTTGCAGATCTTTCCGATCCTGCAAGACCGCATTGCCATTGGCTTGATACTGGCGGCAGCCTTTGTGCTGGTGCCCATGCTGTCGAGCGAATACATGCTCAAGGCCATCCTGATTCCGTTCCTGATCCTGGCCTTGGCTGCCATCGGCGTGAACATTCTGGTGGGTTACTGCGGGCAGATTTCGCTGGGATCGGGCGCTTTCATGTCGGTGGGGGCTTATGCGGCCTACAACGTCTACGTGCGCTTGCCGGGCGTGCCGTTGGTATTGACTCTGCTCCTGGGCGGCTTTTTTGCCGCGCTGGTGGGCATCTTGTTTGGCATTCCCAGCTTGCGCGTGCGCGGTTTGTATCTAGCCGTGGCCACGCTGGCGGCGCAGTTTGTGTGCGACTGGGCGTTTTTGCGCATTGGCTGGTTCACCAACAACAGCACCTCTGGCTCGGTGTCGGTCTCCAACCTTCAAATGTTCGGTTTGACGATTGAGACGCCGCTGCAAAAGTACCTGTTCTGCCTGACCTTTCTGGTGGTGTTTGCACTGCTGGCCAAGAACCTGGTGCGCAGCGCCGTGGGCCGCGAGTGGATGGCGATTCGCGACATGGACGTGGCGGCCGCCGTCATTGGCATTCGGCCCATGTACGCCAAGCTGAGCGCGTTTGCCGTGTCCAGCTTTGTCATTGGCGTGGCCGGGGCGCTGTGGGGCTTTGTCAACCTGGGCTCGTGGGAACCGGCGGCGTTCTCTGTGGACCGGTCGTTTCAGCTGCTGTTCATGGTGATCATCGGCGGCATGGGCTCCATCATGGGCAGCTTTTTGGGCGCGGCCTTCATCGTCGTTCTGCCCATCGTGCTGAACCTAGCGCTGCCACTCATTGGCCAGTTGGTGGGCGTTGAAATTTCCACCGCCGGCATTGAGCACACGCAGGTGATGATTTTTGGCGCGCTGATCGTGTGGTTCTTGATTGTGGAGCCGCATGGCCTGGCCAAGCTGTGGAGCATGGCCAAGCAAAAGCTGCGCACCTGGCCGTTCCCGCATTGA
- a CDS encoding Crp/Fnr family transcriptional regulator, whose translation MSAPSSLLQRRRLLTPDELQGVPWLPSLSDAERERVLPELRIGDAAPGDVVCRIGRAPTYWFGVVDGLLKMSTDTAQGQTITYSGLTAGGWFGEGTAMKREPYRYNVQALRKSLVAGLPVDTFHWLLDHSIGFNRFVMNQLNERLAQFIGTIEADRTPSPEQRVARNLAALVNPVLFPGVGEVLQITQQELAYLVGLSRQRVNEALKTLAARGVLQIEYGGLRIVDLMALRTRDF comes from the coding sequence ATGAGCGCCCCTTCGAGTCTGCTGCAGCGCCGCCGTTTGCTCACCCCCGATGAGTTGCAAGGCGTCCCCTGGCTGCCCAGCCTGAGCGATGCGGAGCGCGAGCGCGTGCTTCCAGAACTGCGCATTGGCGACGCTGCGCCGGGGGATGTGGTGTGCCGCATCGGCCGCGCGCCCACCTACTGGTTCGGCGTCGTCGATGGCCTGTTGAAGATGAGCACCGACACCGCGCAAGGCCAAACCATCACCTACTCAGGCCTGACCGCCGGCGGCTGGTTCGGCGAGGGCACGGCCATGAAGCGCGAGCCCTACCGCTACAACGTACAAGCGCTGCGCAAGAGCCTGGTGGCGGGCCTGCCGGTGGACACCTTCCACTGGCTGCTGGACCACTCCATCGGCTTCAACCGCTTCGTGATGAACCAGCTCAACGAGCGGCTGGCGCAGTTCATCGGCACCATCGAGGCCGACCGCACGCCCAGCCCCGAGCAGCGGGTGGCGCGCAACCTGGCCGCGCTGGTCAATCCAGTGCTGTTTCCCGGCGTGGGCGAGGTGCTGCAGATCACGCAGCAGGAGCTGGCTTATCTGGTGGGCCTGTCGCGCCAGCGGGTGAACGAGGCGCTCAAAACCTTGGCCGCACGTGGAGTGCTGCAGATCGAATATGGCGGCCTGCGTATCGTCGATCTGATGGCGCTGAGAACAAGGGATTTTTGA
- a CDS encoding AMP-dependent synthetase/ligase, with the protein METTFPRLLQKHASERPGDPALREKEYGIWQTWSWQRALADVRAMAAGLAALGFTPGQNLAIVGDNRPHLYLMFIAVQALRGVPVPMYQDAVATEMAFVLDDAEVHFAFAENQEQVDKMLELRETVPGLTHVIYDDPRGMRNYTQPGLISVDELMALGRKHDQAHPQLFDESVAQGRADDVSVILYTSGTTGRPKGVCQTHASFIGSAQGGVQTDGLNGKDNVLSYLPPAWVGDHLFSLAQWLVAGFTINCPESSETVNIDMREIGPTYYFAPPRVFEGMLTSVSIRMEDAAKFKQAMHHKFMDVARRVGSDILDGKPVGAGDKLMYALGNLLVYGPLKNAMGLSRIRVAYTAGAAIGPDLFRFFRSIGVNLKQLYGQTETCAYVCIQKNGQVKLNSVGQAAPGIELKIADNGEVLVKGVSVLKEYYKRPDATAEVIDENGYFKTGDAGVLDHDGHLRIIDRAKDVGKMAGGAMFAPNYIENKLKFFPQIKEAVCFGDGKDQVTAFINIDFEAVGNWAERQGLPYAGYVDLAGKPEVLKMMAECVEKVNADLAGEEGMEDTQIARFLVLHKELDPDDDELTRTRKVRRGFVAQKYGVLIDALYSDKTQQFIETAVKFEDGRTGKVSANLNILNAKTFPPVRSAA; encoded by the coding sequence ATGGAGACAACTTTTCCCCGGCTTCTGCAAAAGCACGCCAGCGAGCGCCCGGGCGACCCGGCGCTGCGCGAAAAGGAATACGGCATCTGGCAAACCTGGAGCTGGCAGCGCGCGCTGGCCGACGTGCGCGCCATGGCCGCCGGCCTGGCGGCGCTGGGCTTCACGCCGGGGCAGAACCTGGCCATCGTGGGCGACAACCGCCCGCACCTGTACCTGATGTTCATCGCCGTGCAGGCGCTGCGCGGCGTGCCGGTGCCCATGTACCAGGACGCGGTGGCAACCGAGATGGCCTTCGTGCTGGACGACGCCGAGGTGCATTTCGCCTTTGCCGAGAACCAGGAACAGGTCGACAAGATGCTGGAGCTGCGCGAGACGGTGCCCGGCCTCACGCACGTCATCTACGACGATCCGCGCGGCATGCGCAACTACACGCAGCCGGGCCTGATCAGCGTGGACGAGCTGATGGCGCTGGGCCGCAAGCACGACCAGGCGCACCCGCAACTGTTCGACGAATCGGTGGCGCAGGGACGCGCCGACGACGTGTCGGTCATCCTCTACACCTCGGGCACCACGGGCCGGCCCAAGGGGGTGTGCCAGACGCACGCCAGCTTCATTGGTTCCGCCCAGGGCGGCGTGCAGACCGATGGGCTGAACGGCAAGGACAACGTGCTGTCTTACCTGCCGCCAGCGTGGGTGGGCGACCATCTGTTCTCGCTGGCGCAGTGGCTGGTGGCGGGCTTCACCATCAACTGCCCCGAGTCGAGCGAGACGGTCAACATCGACATGCGCGAGATCGGCCCCACGTACTACTTCGCGCCGCCGCGGGTGTTCGAGGGCATGCTGACTTCCGTGTCGATCCGCATGGAAGACGCGGCCAAGTTCAAGCAGGCCATGCACCACAAGTTCATGGATGTGGCGCGCCGCGTCGGCTCCGACATTCTGGACGGCAAACCGGTGGGCGCCGGCGACAAGCTCATGTATGCGCTGGGCAATCTGCTGGTGTACGGACCGCTGAAAAACGCCATGGGCCTGTCGCGCATCCGCGTGGCCTACACAGCCGGCGCGGCCATCGGGCCGGATCTGTTTCGCTTCTTCCGCTCGATTGGCGTGAACCTCAAGCAGCTTTACGGCCAGACGGAAACCTGCGCCTACGTGTGCATCCAGAAAAACGGCCAGGTCAAGTTGAACAGCGTGGGCCAGGCGGCGCCGGGCATTGAGCTGAAGATCGCCGACAACGGCGAGGTGCTGGTCAAGGGCGTGTCGGTGCTGAAGGAATACTACAAGCGGCCCGACGCCACGGCCGAGGTGATCGACGAGAACGGCTACTTCAAGACTGGCGACGCCGGCGTGCTGGACCACGACGGCCACCTGCGCATCATCGACCGCGCCAAGGACGTGGGCAAGATGGCCGGCGGCGCCATGTTTGCGCCCAACTACATCGAGAACAAGCTCAAGTTCTTCCCGCAAATCAAGGAAGCCGTGTGCTTTGGCGACGGCAAGGACCAGGTCACCGCCTTCATCAATATCGACTTCGAAGCCGTGGGCAACTGGGCCGAGCGTCAGGGCCTGCCCTACGCCGGCTACGTGGACCTGGCCGGTAAGCCCGAAGTGCTGAAGATGATGGCCGAGTGCGTGGAGAAGGTGAATGCCGACCTGGCCGGCGAAGAGGGCATGGAAGACACGCAGATCGCGCGCTTTCTGGTGCTGCACAAGGAGCTCGATCCGGACGACGACGAGCTCACGCGCACGCGCAAGGTGCGGCGCGGCTTCGTGGCGCAGAAGTACGGCGTGCTGATCGACGCGCTGTATTCCGACAAGACGCAGCAGTTCATCGAAACCGCCGTGAAGTTCGAGGACGGGCGCACCGGCAAGGTGTCGGCCAACCTGAACATCCTGAACGCCAAGACCTTCCCGCCCGTCAGGAGCGCCGCATGA